In Indicator indicator isolate 239-I01 chromosome 28, UM_Iind_1.1, whole genome shotgun sequence, one DNA window encodes the following:
- the SLC2A6 gene encoding solute carrier family 2, facilitated glucose transporter member 6: MEPSAREPLVRTGSSSYQTFPSSTSKRLDKEYLRSLHNKRLYLAVFAAVLGNFSFGFALVYPSPVIPALEAHPDPALRLDQHTASWFGSVFTLGAAAGGLSTMLLNDLLGRKLSIMFSAVPSALGLALLAGAQGFTMLLLGRILTGYAGGVTSASIPVYISEISHPGVRGMLGACPQLMAVLGSLILYALGLVLDWRWLAVAGEVPVLIMIILLCFMPNSPRFLLSQGKEDEALRSLSWLRGKDTDYAREYEQIKDSVRKQSQRVTCAEIKDPFTYKPILIAVGMRFLQQLSGVTCILMYLQPIFKKTSVILKPEYDAALVGLVRLFSVAIAAASMDKAGRKILLFVSAAVMLVSNLTMGLYVHFVPAAQNGTVANQTQGSSASLPAEPTNYITLIPLLATMFFIMGYAMGWGPITWLLMSEILPLKARGVASGLCVVVSWLTAFTLTQFFLRVVDNFGLEVPFLFFAVICAGNIFFTGCCVPETKGRSLEQIESFFRTGRRSFMR, translated from the exons ATGGAGCCCAGCGCCAGGGAGCCCCTGGTCAGGACGGGCAGCTCCTCCTACCAGACCTTCCCAAGCAGCACCAGCAAAAGGCTCGACAAGGAGTACCTGag GAGCCTCCACAACAAGCGACTCTACCTGGCTGTCTTCGCTGCTGTCCTGGGGAACTTCAGCTTTGGCTTCGCCCTGGTTTATCCCTCTCCTGTCATCCCTGCCCTGGAGGCTCACCCCGACCCTGCCCTGAGGCTGgaccagcacacagcatcctggTTCGGG TCGGTGTTCACGCTGGGAGCGGCAGCAGGGGGGCTCAGCACCATGCTGCTCAACGACCTCCTGGGTCGCAAGCTGAGCATCATGTTCTCAGCTGTGCcctcagccctggggctggcactgctggctggtgcccagggcttcaccatgctgctgctgggccgCATCCTGACCGGCTACGCCGGCGGCGTCACCTCCGCCTCCATCCCG GTCTACATCTCGGAGATCTCCCACCCTGGGGTCAGAGGCATGCTGGGTGCTTGTCCCCAGctcatggcagtgctgggttcccTCATCCTGTATGCTCTGG gactgGTGCTGGACTGGCGCTGGCTGGCggtggcaggggaggtgcctGTGCTCATCATGAtcatcctgctctgcttcatGCCCAACTCACCTCGGTTCCTGCTCTCCCAGGGCAAGGAGGATGAGGCCCTGAGGTCACTGAGCTGGCTGAGGGGCAAGGACACAGACTATGCCCGGGAGTATGAGCAGATCAAGGACAGTGTGAGGAAGCAG AGCCAGAGGGTTACCTGTGCTGAGATCAAGGACCCCTTCACCTACAAGCCCATCCTGATAGCAGTGGGGATGaggttcctgcagcagctctcaggtgtCACCTGCATCCTGATGTACCTGCAGCCAATATTCAAGAAGACCTCTGTCATCCTG AAACCAGAGTATGATGCAGCCCTGGTTGGCTTGGTGAGGCTCTTCTCGGTGGCCATCGCTGCTGCCTCGATGGACAAAGCTGGGAGGAAAATCCTCCTCTTTGTGTCAG ctgctgtcatGCTGGTCTCCAACCTGACCATGGGGCTGTATGTCCACTTTGTGCCAGCTGCCCAGAATGGCACCGTGGCCAACCAGACCCAGGGGAGCTCTGCCAGCCTTCCTGCTGAGCCAACAAACTACATCACCCTCATCCCCCTCCTGGCCACCATGTTCTTCATAATGG GTTATGCCATGGGCTGGGGCCCCATCACCTGGCTGCTAATGTCTGAGATCCTCCCTCTGAAAGCTCGTGGGGTGGCCTCAGGCCTCTGTGTGGTGGTGAGCTGGCTGACAGCCTTCACCCTGACCCAGTTCTTCCTCCGAGTCGTG GACAACTTTGGCCTGGAAGTGcccttcctcttctttgctgTCATCTGTGCTGGGAACATCTTCTTCACAGGCTGCTGTGTCCCCGAAACCAAAGGCAGGTCCCTGGAACAGATTGAGTCCTTCTTCAGGACCGGCCGGAGGTCGTTCATGAGGTAG
- the CACFD1 gene encoding calcium channel flower homolog: MSSQDEQLPAAAPEPAAFSSDDGMTWWYRCLCRIAGVTGGLSCACAGLWNCVTINPLNIAAGVWMMLNAFVLFLCEAPFCCQFIEFANAVAARADRMRPWHKAAFYCGMAVVPVMLSLTLTTLFGNAIAFGTGVLYGLSALGKKGDAITYARIQQQQKQLDEEKLTGTLEGQAL; encoded by the exons aTGAGCTCGCAGGATGAGCagttgccagcagcagcccctgagccagcagctTTCTCCAGTGATGATGGCATGACCTGGTGGTACAGGTGCCTCTGCAGGATTGCCGGGGTCACCGGGGGCCTCT cctgtgcctgtgctggcCTCTGGAACTGTGTCACCATCAACCCCCTGAACATCGCAGCTGGCGTCTGGATGAT GCTCAATGCCTTTgtgctgttcctgtgtgagGCTCCTTTCTGCTGCCAGTTCATCGAGTTCGCCAACGCCGTCGCGGCCAGGGCGGACAGGATGCGGCCCTggcacaaagctgctttctaCTGCGG GATGGCTGTGGTGCCAGTCATGCTCAGCCTGACGCTGACCACGCTCTTTGGGAACGCCATTGCCTTCGGCACCGGAGTGCTCTACGGCCTCTCCGCGCTCGGCAAGAA gggagatgccaTTACCTATGCCCggatccagcagcagcagaagcagctggatgAAGAGAAGCTGACAGGGACCCTGGAGGGGCAGGCTCTGTGA